A single genomic interval of Aphidius gifuensis isolate YNYX2018 linkage group LG6, ASM1490517v1, whole genome shotgun sequence harbors:
- the LOC122859811 gene encoding poly(ADP-ribose) glycohydrolase-like produces MKTLTIAEKKKKQWQAISIDDIYNNHGPFEYQEYPPIVQSDSHVVLFKLPINSQMEIESYYPLHSPNNWHVDWVKMPHSPWSMYPFEEKVSEKMENGYRPRWEVIIEALQKKITSSAQLEAAIFSYNSKFSHQWNFRALHFFFFKTMKEKETEIFFENLLPKMIQLALQLPTLVTGSIPVLKKHKNTTLSMSQLQIASLLANAFLCTFPNYEIYPNVNFYRLFGAYKDDKFQRSLAVSEKLRCLIHYFRRVTSVAPQGTVTFQRRYIPLDDCPEWGKMTHQLPPLHITSVGTIESNAVGLLQVDFANKEVGGGVLDWGCVQEEIRFVICPELIVSRLFTDVLENTEALVITGIEQYSNYKGYGDYLKWNGDFIDETPRDSSGRRKTSVVAMDAYRFTNRNDQYTEQKIKRELNKAYVGFSSIESNQDNLPAIATGNWGCGAFCGDTKLKVFIQLMAATINKRSVIYFTFGDDELRDSIAEMYSHLIQLEIPIGELFILLCQYQSESANNRLSLYNFLIRKTLKKKSSGIGCTLREKVAKI; encoded by the exons ATGAAGACCCTCACaattgcagaaaaaaaaaaaaaacaatggcaGGCAATAagtattgatgatatttacaACAATCATGGACCATTTGAGTATCAGGAATATCCTCCAATTGTCCAATCTGATTCTCacgttgttttatttaaa TTGCCTATTAATTCACAAATGGAAATAGAGTCTTACTATCCACTGCACTCTCCCAACAACTGGCATGTTGATTGGGTAAAAATGCCTCATTCACCTTGGAGCATGTATCCGTTTGAAGAGAAAgtaagt GAAAAAATGGAGAATGGTTATCGACCAAGGTGGGAAGTCATTATTGAAgctttgcaaaaaaaaattacatccaGTGCTCAATTGGAAGCTGCAATTTTTTCTTACAACTCAAAGTTTTCACATCAATGGAACTTTCGTgcacttcattttttttttttcaaa actatgaaagaaaaagagacggaaattttctttgaaaatttacttCCCAAAATGATACAATTAGCACTGCAATTACCGACTCTTGTTACTGGCTCAATTCCAGtattgaaaaaacataaaaacacCACATTAAGTATGAGTCAACTTCAAATTGCTTCGCTTTTAGCAAATGCATTTCTTTGTACATTCCCAAACTACGAAATATATCCAAACGTTAATTTTTATCG ACTATTTGGAGCTTataaagatgataaatttCAACGATCGTTAGCAGTTTCAGAAAAATTAAGATGCCTGATTCATTATTTCCGCAGAGTTACTTCAGTTG CACCTCAAGGAACAGTAACATTTCAACGTCGTTATATACCTCTAGATGATTGTCCAGAATGGGGTAAAATGACTCACCAACTTCCACCACTTCATATCACAAGTGTAGGAACGATTGAGTCTAATGCCGTTGGTCTTTTGCAGGTAGATTTTGCCAACAA agAAGTGGGAGGAGGTGTTTTAGATTGGGGATGTGTTCAAGAAGAAATTCGATTTGTCATCTGTCCAGAGTTGATTGTATCAAGATTATTCACAGATGTACTTGAAAATACTGAAGCTCTAGTTATCACTGGGATTGAGCAGTACAGCAATTATAAGGGTTATGGTGATTATCTAAAATGGAATGgagattttattgatgaaacacCACGAGACAGTAGTGGAAGACGTAAAACTTCAGTAGTTGCAATGGATGCATACCGATTTACAAATAGAAACGACCAGTATACGGAACAAAAAATCAAACGCGAACTCAACAAG gcATATGTTGGCTTCAGTTCCATAGAAAGTAATCAAGATAATTTACCTGCAATCGCAACTGGTAACTGGGGATGTGGAGCTTTTTGTGGTGACACAAAACTCAAAGTTTTTATACAATTGATGGCTGCTACTATTAACAAGAgatcagttatttattttacatttggCGATGATGAATTACGAGATAGCATTGCTGAAATGTACTCACATTTAATTCAGCTAGAAATTCCAATTG gCGAATTATTTATTCTGCTCTGTCAATATCAATCAGAATCAGCAAACAACCGTTTGagtctttataattttttgataagaaaaaCCCTGAAGAAAAAAAGCAGTGGTATTGGATGCACACTGAGAgaaaaagttgctaaaatatag